The DNA window ACGCCGCTGCCGGATCATCTGTCGTTCGCGGCAGGCGCCACGCTCGGCATTCCCGGCATGACGGCGTGGTGTTGCCTGTTCGGTGACGGCCCGATCGCGGGACAGACCGTTCTGGTCACCGGCGGTGCCGGCGCGGTCGGCCACTACGCCGTGCAGCTGGCGAAATGGGGCGGCGCACGCGTGATCGCGACGGTTAGTTCGGCCATGAAGGCCGAACAGGCACGTCTCGCAGGCGCTGACCTCGTGATCAATTACAAGACCGAGGACGTGGTCGCAAAGGCGCTGGCCTTTACCGGGCAGCGCGGCGTCGATCGCGTCGTTGACGTCGACTTCGGCGGCAACATTGCAACCATGTTGAAAGCGATGGCGATGAATTCAACCATCGCGGTCTACGCCACCAACGGCAACCGCAATCCGCTGGTGCCGATGCGCGAGCTGATGGAGAAATGCATCGCCTTGCGCGCGCTGGTACTCTATGCGCTGCCGCCGACGCTACTGGCAGCCGCGCAAGCCGACATTGCGAAATGGCTGGCCGCCGGACCGCGCATTCACAATGTGGCTGCGCAGTTCGCCCTATCGGACACGGCGCAAGCTCACCTTGCGGTGGAAAAAGGCGACAAGCTCGGCACCGTCATCGTCAACTGCGCAAGCTAGTTACTGGATCGGCATGGTCCGCTCGTCGGTCCACGACAGGCCGAACTCGTCGAGGCCCTCGGCCAGGAAGTCGCCCAGCATCGGCTCACCCAGCAGATAGCCCGCGGTACGTCCGTTGCGTCCCTCCGCGGCTTCGCGACGCAAATCCTGCCATTCCTCGATTGTGCCGTCACCGCGACCAAGCCGCATCAAGGCAACGAGATCAATCTGCTCGTCCTCGGTCAGCGCGTTAATGAACCCCGTGATCTCGCGCATCACGGGATCCCGGCCATTGTCTTCCAGCACGTCGATCATCTCGTCATCGGCGCCGTTCGATCCGGAATCGGGATCGGAAGCCTCTTCCTTGACGTCGAATTCCCGCGCTTTCTCAATCAAAAAACCGACTTTTTCGGGCGAAATCGTGAGTTCTGGCATCGCGCGCTCCTTTTGTAGGCTGCCCTATAACGCCTGATGCCGCGAGATGATCCATTGCGCAGGTCTCAGGAAATCAGCATCTTCGCCTCCCAAGAAACGGGAGTGAGAGGAAGCGCCGGATGCACTGGAATATAGGCAGGGTCAAAATCACCAAAATCGTCGAACTGGAGACGGTCGGCAGCACCCGATTTATCCTGCCCCTGGCCAGCAACGAGGAAATCCAGAAACTGCCCTGGCTCGTTCCGCATTTCGCCACCGAAGAGGGCCGTCTCAAAATGTCGATCCATTCCCTCGTGATCGAGACGCCCTCCCGCCGCATCGTGGTCGACACCGGGCTCGGCAACGACAAGGAAGGCCGCAAGGTGCCGACCTGGAACAACCGCAAGGATCCGTTCCTCGACACTTTGACGGCCGCGGGCTTCCCTCCTGAAAGCATCGACACTGTGCTCTGCACGCATCTGCACGTCGACCATGTCGGCTGGAACACGAAGCTCGTCGGCGGCAAATGGGTTCCGACCTTTGCCAATGCGCGCTACGTGTTCGGCAAGACCGAATATGAGCACTGGCGCGACCACAGCGACGAGCCCGACAAGGTCGCGGTATTTAACGATTCCGTGAAGCCGATTGCCGATGCCGGCAAGGCCGACCTCGTCGCCAGCGACGCCAGAGTCTGCGATGAAATCACCCTGATATCGACCCCCGGCCACAGCCCGGGCCACATGAGCCTCCACATCAAATCGGACGGCGAACAGGGGCTGCTGAGCGGCGATGTCGCCCACCATCCCTGCCAGATGGCGCATCTGGACTGGTCTTCGACCGCGGATTCCGATCCGGTCCAGTCGGCGGTGACCCGGCGCGAATTGTTCTCGCGATTTGCCGACACGCCGACGCTGGTGATCGGGGGGCACTTCAACGCCGGCCATATCAGGCGCGACGGAAATGCCTTTAAATTTATCGCCTAGGGACGATCCCGACCCGAAGGGCCGCGCCAGCGAAAAGTGGGACCGGTTTTCGGAAAAAGAGCATGCCCAAAGCGTGATTCAGCCCTGCAAATGGGGCCTGGGAGTTGAATTTCCGGCCGCCCTGTTCCATGAAGCTGCCAAGTAAGTAAAACCCCCAAGGGAGTGATTAAAAATGAAGCTTGTTCGTTACGGCGCGCTTGGCCAGGAAAAGCCCGGCCTGATCGATAAATCCGGCCAGTTGCGCGATCTCTCGGCGCAGGTAAAGGACCTCAACGGTGAGGCCTATGCGCCGGCCTCGCTGGCCAAGCTCGCCGGCCTCGATCCGTCCAAGCTTCCCGCCGTCGATGGCAAGCCGCGGCTCGGCGCGCCCGTCACCGGCATTTCGAAATTCGTCGCGATCGGCCTGAACTATGTCGACCATGCCAAGGAAACCGGCAACCCGATTCCGCCGGAACCGATCTTCTTCCTGAAAGCCAACACCAGCCTGAGCGGCCCGAACGATGCGGTGGAGAAACCACGCGGCTCGACCAAGCTCGATTGGGAAGTGGAAATTGCCGCCATTATCGGCACCCGTGCCAAGTACGTTTCCGAAGCCGACGCGCTCAATCACGTCGCCGGCTATTGCGTCTGCAACGACGTGTCGGAGCGCAACTTCCAGATCGAGCGTGGCGGCACCTGGACCAAGGGCAAGTCGCACGACACCTTCGGCCCGGTCGGCCCGTGGCTGGTGACCAAGGACGAGATTCCGGACGTGCAGAAACTGTCGATGTGGCTCGACGTCAACGGCAAGCGCTGCCAGACCGGATCGACCTCGACCATGATCTTCTCGATGGCGAAGTGCATTTCCTACGTCTCGCAATTCCTGACGCTGTTGCCCGGCGACATCATCACGACCGGCACGCCGCCCGGCGTCGGCACCGGCATGAAGCCGCCGAAATTCCTCAATGTCGGCGACGTCGTCACGCTCGGCATCGAAGGGCTTGGCGAGCAACGCCAGGAAATCATCGAGGCGTGATCCACCCAATAACTCGTCATGCCCGGGCTTGACCCGGGCATCCACGTCTTAACAATCCGGGGTCGCAGAAAGACATGGATGGCCGGGTCAAGCCCGGCCATGACGGAGGAAAGAATTTTTCAGGGATATTTCAAATGAAACTCACCTTCTCCCCGGCCTCGCCATTTGCCCGCAAGGTGCGCATTGCCGCCATCGAACTCGGCCTGATCGACAAGATCGAATTCGTGCCGGCGACCGTGGTGCCGGGTCAGCCCAATGATGAATATTCGCAGATCAACCCGGTGAAAAAGCTGCCGGCGCTGATCCTCGACAATGGCGATGTCGTCCTCGATTCCTATGTGATCGTGGAATATCTCGACGAACTCGCCGGCGGCGGGAAGCTGATCCCCGCGTCCGGTCCGACGCGATGGAAGGTCAAAAGCGACCATTCCCTGCTGCAGGGCATGCTGGATTCGATGCTGCTGTGCCGTTATGAGCGAATGGTGCGGCCACAGGGCCTGCAATGGCAGGCATGGTCCGACGATCACTGGAACCGGGCCTGGAACGGCATGGCGCGCTTCGAGAAGCACCCGGACATGTTGTCGCGACCGTTTGACGTCGCACAGATCGGTCTCGTCTGCGTGCTCGGCTACGCCGATTTCCGCTTTCCCGATTGCGGCTGGCGCAAAGCCTATCCGAAGCTCGACGCCTTTCATCAGAAGATGCTGGAGCGCCCCTCAGTGAAGATCTCGGTGCCGCCGGCGGCGTAATCGGAGACATTGCCATCGGAGACATTGCCATGAGTCTCAAGTTCAGCGTCGGCGACCTCACGATCCATCGCATCATCGAGCAGGAAACCACCTTCATGCCGGCGCTGGAGATGCTGCCGGAGCTGACGGGCGCGCTATTGGCGGAGAACAAGCCCTGGATGCAGAAGGCCGGCGCGATCGACGACAGCGACGTGCTGATCCTTTGCTTTCAGTCTTACATCGTCGAGACACCGCATCACACCATTCTGGTCGATAGCTGCATCGGCAATGACAAGCCGCGGCCGCTACGCCCGAAATGGAATATGAAAACCGACGACAGCTACATGCGCGCGCTCGCGGCGGCGGGGTTTTCTCTCAACGATATCGATTTCGTGATGTGCACGCATCTGCATGTCGATCACGTCGGCTGGAATACGCGCCTCGAAGGCGGCCGCTGGGTGCCGACCTTCCCGAATGCGCGTTATTTGTTCGGCAAGCATGAATTCGACTACTGGACCGAGCAGAACGGAAAAGCGCCCGTGCCGCCGTTCGTCGACAGCGTGCTGCCCGTTGTCGAAGCCAACAAGGCCGAGATCGTGCGCAACGATTATGCGATCGGCGATCATGTCCGCATCCTGCCAACGCCAGGACACACGCCCGGGCACATAGCCTTCACTTTCGGCCGCGGCAAGGACGACGCCGTGATGTCCGGCGACCTGATGCACACGCCGCTGCAGACGTATTATCCGGAACTGTCAGCGAAGTTCGATATCGATCCGGCGCAGGCGGCCACCACGCGGCGCAGTTTTCTGGAGCGTTATTGCGACACCGATACGCTGTGCTGCACCGCGCATTTCCCTTCGCCATCAGCGGGAAAAATCCGCCGCCGCGGCAACGGATTTTCCTGCGAAGCGGTGGCGGCGGGTTAGCCTTATCTCAGTCGAACAGGCTCGGCGTGTAATTGACCACCGCGCCCTCGATCTCCAGCATCTTGAGCTTGGTGATGACGCCGCCATTGGCGGAAAATCCGCCGGGCTTGTCGCCGGCAGCGAGCACGCGATGGCAGGGCACCACGACCGGACAGGGGTTGCGCCCAAGCGCCTGGCCGACGTCGCGCGACAGTTCGACGCCGCCGAGCCGTTTGGCGATGTCGCCATAGGTCATCGTCTTGCCGGGTGGGATGGTGCGGGCGATGTCGTAGACGCCACGGTGAAATTCCGGAACGCCGTCGAGGTCGAGCACGACATCGGAGAGATCGTTCGGCTTGCCTGCCAGCAACTCGACGATGCCGTCGATCGCGCTCTGCACCGCCGCCGTGGGCGGCAATTCCGCGATGTCGCCGTAGCGCTGGCGGATGCGGCCGCGGGTCTTATCCTCGCTGCCCATCGGCAGTTGCACCGCGTTGATGCCGCGTTCGCCCCACACGACGCCGCAACGGCCGAGCGCGGTATCGAAGATCGCAAAGCGGTAACCGGTCATGGCTGGCTCCAACTCATATTTACCCCGGAATCTAGGTATGAAAGCAGTTGCGGTCCACCCGGATTCCGGGGCAATTTGCCTGATAACCACGACGTCATCATTCCGATCAGCCGCGATCCCCAGCATGCAAACGCTTCCCGTCAACGGCACCGACATGGCCTATCTCGACATAGGCCGAGGACCGCCGCTGGTCTGCGTGCATGGCTCGCTGTGCGATTTCCGGATCTGGTCCTGCGTGCTCGGACCGCTGTCGAGAAAGCATCGGGTCATCGCGGTGTCCTTGCGGCACTTCTTTCCCGAGCATTGGGACGGCGTCGGTGACACCTATTCGATAGCCCAACATGTCTCCGACGTGATCGCCTTTATCGAGAAGCTGAACGCCGGCCCGGCGGATCTGATGGGACATTCCCGCGGCGGGCATGTCTCATTTCGAGTGGCGCAGCGACGGCCTGATCTGTTGCGCAAATTGATCCTGGCCGAGCCCGGCGGCGAACTCGATGCCTCGCTCGATCCGGCATTCAAGCCCGGCCCCTCCCCGCTCGCCGCGCGGATTGCCGCGTCGGCGGAGATCATCGCCAAAGGAGATATCGACGGCGGCTTGGCGGTTTTCATGGATGCGCTGGAAGGTCCCGGGGCCTGGAAACGACTGCCGGCAACGCCAAAGCAGCTGTTGCGCGACAACGCAACGACGCTGATCGGTCAGACCCGCGACAGGCGTCCGCCATTTTCGAAGGCCGATGCGGAGGCGATCAAGACGCCGACGCTGTTCATCGGCGGCGCCAATACCAAAGGCACGTTGCCGCAGGTGTTGCATACGCTGGCGGCGCACGTTCCCAATTCAAGAACCGAGATGATTCCAGGCGCGACGCATCCGATGTTCGAGCAGGCGCCACAGAAATACTGCGAGATCGTACTGAAATTTCTGGCTGGCGCGTGAGCCAAAGGCGCAGCAGGCGACCACCTTACGTGCCATGATTTTATTTCCTCACGTCATCAGGCCTTGCGGGTAATTCCATGCAAACCCTCCCCGTGAACGGATACGACATGGCCTATCTCGAAATCGGCGAAGGCCGGCCACTGGTCTGCGTGCACGGCACGCTGGGGGACTTCCGCACCTGGTCGGCGGTGCTGGGCCCATTGTCGAGAAAGCATCGGGTGATCCCGGTCAGCCTGCGGCACTTTTTCCCCGAACACTGGGACGGCATCGGGGATGATTATCTGATGGCGCAGCATGTCGCCGACGTGATCGGCTTCATCGAGAAACTGAACGCCGGGCCGGTGGACCTGATGGGGCACTCGCGCGGCGGCCATATCTCATTTCGCATCGCCCAGCAGAGGCCCGAATTGCTGCGCAAGCTGGTGCTGGCCGAGCCGGGCGGCGAACTGGACGCGACGCTCGATGCTGCGGCTGCGACACCCGGCCCCTCGGATCGCGCCGCGCGGTTCGCGGCATCCGCCGAAAGAGTCAAAAACGGCGATGTCGAGGGCGCGCTGAAATTGTTTTTCGATACGATCGAAGGTGAAGGCGGCTGGGGCCGCCTGCCTGCCACCCCCAAGCAGCAATTGCGCGACAATGTCTACACGCTGATCGGCCAGATCGGCGAGAATCGTAAACCCTATGCCAGGGCCGAAGCGCAATCGATTGAGGTGCCCACGTTGTTCATCGGGGGCACGGAGACCAAAGGAAGCCTGCCCGCCGTGCTGCGCGCGCTGGCGGCGCAGGTTCCCGGCGCCAAGACGGCCATGATATCGGGCGCCGGCCACTGGATGTTCGAGCAGGCGCCGCAAGAATATTGCAGGATCGTGCTGGAGTTTCTGGCAGCGGCGTGACGGTGCGGAGAGCCAGCATCCGACAGTTCAGTCGGTCTGTTTGGTTTGGCTTGTGTCGAATTTCACCGACGACCTGTCGGCGCTGAGCCTGACCGGTGAACGATTTCCAAGCTCGGCGTCGAGCGCGGACGCCAGATCGAAGAAGCGCCGTCGGACCCGCTGTGAATACGGATTGGAGCGCTCAATCGCCTGAAAGACCTCCGGCGCGTCATCGCGAACCATGGCAATTGCCTGCACCAGCAGATCGAAGCTTTTCGTCGTCATGCGCGCCGGAAAAGGCTCCATCTGGACCAGCACCTTGGCAATCAGGTGCGTCAACCCTTGGGCCATCGCTGTGTCCTGGTCGTGGGCCTCAGGCGTCGTCATGACGACGTTCAAGCCAAGAGCCTTGCGCAGAAAAGCCGCGACGCGCCGGCCTCGGTCGCCGCGGATCGGACAGATGGCGATCTTCAAGCCGTTGATGCCATCGCGCGCGCTTTGCGGCCCGAACAACGGATGCGTCGCTATGATCGCGACGTGTTCCGGCAAACCACGCCTCATAATCTCTGCCGGAATCATCTTGACGGATCCAACATCCAGTACGAGCGATCCAGGCTTTAAGTGAGGACTGATCGCCGCAACCGATTCTTCGAAGCGGTTGACTGGCACAGCGAGGATGATGATCGGACAACTTGCGGCGCTCCGCAGGTCCGTGAGCATGACATCGAGCATCTCCACACAAGGACCGGGTCGCAGCGCCGGATCATAGGCGTACAGCCGAAAATGCGGCAGGAGATGCCGAGCCGTCAGACGCCCGAAAGCGCCAAAACCGATGATGCCGATCAACGGGCGGGAATTGATATTGCTGTCGTTTGACACGGAGATGCCTCTGCAGAGCTGCGAGGCCAACGGGTCGTATGAAACTCAACCGCTGACACGCAGCGGTTGAAAGATGACGAAACATCCCACCGCTAAGCGAGCGGTGCGTAATACAGTCCGGAGCTGAAACGGATCATCGTCATGCCGGGATAAAAAGATCATTCGGCTGGCGATGTCAAACAAGGAACGGCTGGGTCGGGATCTCCTCTTGACCCCATCTCGTCCCACCGCTAGCTTTCGAATACGGAATTCCGTATTCCAATTGGACGGCGAGCATGATTCCGTTGGACCCGCTCCCAAACCTGATCGATCAGGTCTATTCGCGGATACTGGAAGCGATCATCGACCGCACATTGCCGCCGGGACATCGTATCCGGCAGCACGAACTTGCGGACAGGCTTGGTGTCTCGCGCCAGCCGGTCAGCCACGCCCTGCATCTCCTGCATCGCCAGGGTCTGGTCGCCGAGAGCGGCCGCCGCGGCTTTGAAGTCACGCCACTCGATCCCCTGAGCATCCGCCAGCTCTACGAAGTACGCGGCGCCATCGACGCGCTGGCGGCGCGGCTTGCAGCCGAACGGATCAAGATCGATGTTTCCGGACGCGCGGATCTCGAGGGAGCGCTCCGCGCCGGACGCGCGATCGACCAGAAAACGGCGTTGGCGCGGCTGATCGCGCTCGACGTGGATTTTCACAGCGCGATTTACCGGCTTTCGGGCAATCCAGCGATCGAGGAGATGATCGCGCCGCAATGGCCGCATATGCGCCGCTCGATGGCGACCGTGCTGGCCGAACTGGATTACCGCACCAGCGCCTGGGCCGAACATGAAACCATCGCCGCACACATTCTGTCCGGTAACGCAAAGGCTGCCGAGAGCTCGGCGCTGGCGCATGCCATGAGCGCGGGACAAATGACGGAAGAGAGGCTGAGGAAAGCCGACAAGGCGGCGTAGCAGCAGGCCTCATGGATCGAGCGTGAAAACACGCATCAACCATGAGAAAGACAATCAAAAACCAAAGGAGGAACCATCATGAAGCTGACCCAGCAACAGATCGACGACTTCAACCGCGAAGGCTGGCTGTTTTTGCCGGAGTTGTTCAGCCGCGAGGAGGTCGACCTGCTGGCGCGCGAGGCGGGGGGCATCTACGACGCCAACCGGCCGGAGGTGTGGCGGGAGAAAAGCGGCGCGCCGCGCACCGCCTTCGCCGCGCATCTCTACAACGAGGCGTTCGGCCTGCTCGGCGCCCATCCGCGCATGATCGATCCGGTGGAGCAGATCTTCGGCGAGAAGGTCTACATGCATCAGTACAAGATCAACGCCAAATCGGCCTTCACCGGCGACGTCTGGCAGTGGCACCAGGACTACGGCACCTGGAAGCGCGACGACGGCATGCCGCAGCCGCGGGCGATGAATATCGCGATTTTCCTCGACGAGGTGATGCCGATCAATGGTCCGCTGATGCTGGTGCCGAAGAGCCAGCACGCCGGCGATCTCAAGGCGGCGCACGACCTTCAGACCACGTCATATCCGCTGTGGACACTGGATGAGGAAACGGTAACACGATTGGTGAAGGAAGGCGGCATCGTCGCGCCGACTGGCAAGGCCGGCGGCATGCTGATGTTCCACGGCAATCTGGTTCACGGTTCGGCCGGCAACATCACGCCCTATCCGCGCAAGATCGTTTATCTCACGCTAAACGCGGTCTCGAACTACATCCGTAACCCGACAAGGCCGGAATACATCGCCCATCGCGACTTCACGCCGATCCAGACCGTCGACGACGATGCGCTGCTGCGGCTGGCCCGCGCCCATCGCCAGGCGGCGGAGTAAGATTTTTACGCCGTCATTCCGGGATGGCACGCAGTGTCGAACTCGAAATTCCGGGTCCACGCGGAGACGCACGGACCCGAAATGACGAAACAAAATATGACCGTCTGCCGCGACGTGACGCAGCAGACGGATATTTGAAAACTTACTGTTGATCGCCGCTACCCATCAAAGCGGCAAGCTGGTCGTAATATTTGGTGACCAGATCGATATTGCCCTTGTTCTGGACCGCGGGCGCCGGGTTTTTCAGAGCGTCGTTGAGGTCGGCGAGCGCATCTTTCTTGTCCTTGGCGGACATTTTCTTGTCGGCCTGAACCTGTGCGATCTGCGACTTGATCACGGCTTCGTTGCCGACATATTTCTTCGAGACGGGATCGAAGCCCGCGATCACGAGGCCGATATTGTCGGTGACGTTGTTGTAGTCGTCATAGCTGGCAAAGCCGTTCCTCTTGGCGACGGCCTCGAGCTGAGCCGTGGCCTTGGCGTCCGGCTGGGCGTTCTCCGGCAGCTTCTCCGTGATCGCGTCCATGTCCTTGCTTGCCGCAAGCACGCCCTGGATCTGCTTTTCGGTCAGCGCCAGCTGCTTCACAGGAGGAAGCTCCTGCGGCGCGGCTTGGGCAGGCGCCATCTGCTGCTTGGCCTGCGCCAGCGCATCGCTGTTGGATACGATGGTCATCGAGGCCGCGAGACAGGCAATGCTCAACGCGGCAGCGACGGGACGAACGAACTCACGCATGGGAGTCTCCTCGGTTGGGGGCAGTTCCGGAACGATAGGGCAGGACTGCGTACGAAGTTTGAAATGAACCGATAATGAACTGGAACCTTGGCGCGGACCGGATCAGCGCCGGGCACCGGTCTATGTTCTGACGCGCTTTGCTGACGTGAACCTGTACGCGGTACGCATGATAATGCTGTGCAGGCATGCTGGCCGCCAATCATGGCCGAAAAATCGCACGGGCTGCGAACACGAGGCGGTAAATCAGACACAAAAAACGCCGCATCCCCGAAGGGAAGCGGCGTTTTGTTTGATCATGACATGTAAAGAGGAATTGCTTTGTCCTTGGCAGGCCTGGCAGCGACCTACTCTCCCAGGGCTTAAGCCATAGTACCATTGGCGCTGAGGAGTTTAACGGCCGAGTTCGGGATGGGATCGGGTTCAAGCTCCTCGCTAGAACCACCAGGCCGGCGAAGGACAAAGATACGAAGCAAGCGGTCATCATGCGTGTGCACGCATGGACACTGAAAATGAGAGCAATCAAGCCAATCGAACGATTAGTACCGGTAAGCTACATGCGTTGCCGCACTTCCACACCCGGCCTATCAACGTGGTCGTCTTCCACGGTTCTCAAGGGAATACTCGTTTTGAGGTGGGTTTCCCGCTTAGATGCTTTCAGCGGTTATCCCGTCCGTACATAGCTATGCAGCACTGCCGCTGGCGCGACAACTGCTCCACCAGAGGTACGTTCATCCCGGTCCTCTCGTACTAGGGACAAATCCTCTCAATATTCCAACACCCACGGCAGATAGGGACCGAACTGTCTCACGACGTTCTGAACCCAGCTCACGTACCACTTTAATCGGCGAACAGCCGAACCCTTGGGACCTTCTCCAGCCCCAGGATGTGATGAGCCGACATCGAGGTGCCAAACGACGCCGTCGATATGGACTCTTGGGCGTCATCAGCCTGTTATCCCCGGCGTACCTTTTATCCGTTGAGCGATGGCCCACCCACGCGGGACCACCGGATCACTATGACCGACTTTCGTCTCTGCTCGACTTGTTAGTCTCGCAGTCAGGCAGGCTTATGCCATTATACTCGACGAACGATTTCCGACCGTTCTGAGCCTACCATCGCACGCCTCCGTTACTCTTTGGGAGGCGACCGCCCCAGTCAAACTGCCCACCATGCGCTGTCCCGATCCCCGCTAAGGGGATGCGGTTAGATATCCATAACCATTAGGGTGGTATTTCACATTTCGACTCCACCCCGGCTGGCGCCGGAGCTTCAAAGTCTACCACCTATTCTACACAAACAGTCACGAATACCAGCGCAAAGCTACAGTAAAGGTGCACGGGGTCTTTCCGTCTGACCGCAGGAACCCCGCATCTTCACGGGGAATTCAATTTCACTGAGTCTATGTTGGAGACAGCGGGGAAGTCATTACGCCATTCGTGCAGGTCGGAACTTACCCGACAAGGAATTTCGCTACCTTAGGACCGTTATAGTTACGGCCGCCGTTTACCGGGGCTTCAATTCAGAGCTTGCACTCCTCCTTTTAACCTTCCGGCACCGGGCAGGCGTCAGACCCTATACGTCATCTTGCGATTTCGCAGAGCCCTGTGTTTTTGTTAAACAGTTGCCACCCCCTGGTCTGTGCCCCCCCTGTGCACTTGCGTACACAGAGGGCCCCCTTATCCCGAAGTTACGGAGGTAAATTGCCGAGTTCCTTCAACATAGTTCTCTCAAGCGCCTTGGTATACTCTACCAGTCCACCTGTGTCGGTTTCGGGTACGGTCTAATGTGGAGGCTATTTCCTGGAACCTCTTCGAGGCCCGACCAATCCAATAAGGTCGAACAACATACGAGATTCGTCACCATCCACTGGCTGCAGAATATTCACTGCATTCCCATCGACTACGCATTTCTGCCTCGCCTTAGGGACCGGCTAACCCTGCGAAGATTAACTTTACGCAGGAACCCTTGGACTTTCGGCGACACTGTCTTTCACAGTGTTTGTCGTTACTCATGCCAGCATTCGCACTTCTGATACCTCCAGGCGCTCTCACGAGTCGCCCTTCGCAGGCTTACAGAACGCTCCGCTACCGCGTGACCCTTGCGGATCACACCCTAAGCTTCGGCTCGTGGCTTGAGCCCCGTTACATCTTCGGCGCAGAAACCCTTATTTAGACCAGTGAGCTGTTACGCTTTCTTTAAAGGATGGCTGCTTCTAAGCCAACCTCCTGGTTGTTTTGGGATTTCCACATCCTTTCCCACTTAGCCACGAATTAGGGGCCTTAGCTGTAGGTCCGGGTTGTTTCCCTCTCCACGACGGACGTTAGCACCCGCCGTGTGACTCCCGCATATTGCTTTCGGGTATTCGGAGTTTGGTTGGGTTTGGTAAGACGGTAAGTCCCCCTAGCCCATCCAGTGCTCTACCCCCCGAAGCATTCATGCGAGGCGATACCTAAATATCTTTCGCGGAGAACCAGCTATTTCCCAGTTTGATTGGCCTTTCACCCCTAACCACAAGTCATCGGAGTCTTTTTCAACAGACACCCGTTCGGTCCTCCAGTGAGTGTTACCTCACCTTCAACCTGCTCATGGCTAGATCACTAGGTTTCGGGTCTAATACAACGAACTTGACGCCCTATTCAGACTCGCTTTCGCTGCGCATACGCCTATCGGCTTAAGCTTGCTCGTTAAATTAAGTCGCTGGCCCATAATACAAAAGGTACGATGTCACCCAGAACGTATCTTGGGCTCCATCTGTTTGTAGGTGTCCGGTTTCAGGTCTATTTCACTCCCCTCGTCGGGGTGCTTTTCACCTTTCCCTCACGGTACTGGTTCACTATCGGTCGCTGAGGAGTACTTAGGCTTGGAGGGTGGTCCCCCCACGTTCAGACAGAATTTCACGTGTTCCGCCTTACTCAAGGACACATCATTGCATTACCCGTACGGGGCTATCACCCTCTAAGGCCCTGCTTTCCTGACAGGTTCCGGTTGTCTTTGATGTATCACTGGCCTGGTCCGCGTTCGCTCGCCACTACTAACGGAGTCTCTGTTGATGTCCTTTCCTCCAGGTACTTAGATGTTTCAGTTCCCTGGGTTCGCTTAAAACCTCCTATGAATTCAGAAGTTTCATACCTTCACTTGATAACTGGAAATCCAAAACCTCGCGGCTTGGTCTCACACACTGCTGTATGAACCCCAAAACACAAGGCCTTGGAGTTCCAGCTATCGAAGGTGGGTTTCCCCATTCGGAAATCCGTGGATCAAAGCTTCTTCGCAGCTCCCCACGGCTTATCGCAGCGTAGCACG is part of the Bradyrhizobium canariense genome and encodes:
- a CDS encoding NADPH:quinone reductase; its protein translation is MKAVWYERTGPAADVLTYGDMPTPVAGPGEVRIRLEASGVNPADVGRRGGTYRAMEFPRVIPNSDGAGLIDQVGDGVTRLRIGQRVWLFSGQRNGRAFGTAAEYIALAEHLVTPLPDHLSFAAGATLGIPGMTAWCCLFGDGPIAGQTVLVTGGAGAVGHYAVQLAKWGGARVIATVSSAMKAEQARLAGADLVINYKTEDVVAKALAFTGQRGVDRVVDVDFGGNIATMLKAMAMNSTIAVYATNGNRNPLVPMRELMEKCIALRALVLYALPPTLLAAAQADIAKWLAAGPRIHNVAAQFALSDTAQAHLAVEKGDKLGTVIVNCAS
- a CDS encoding methylated-DNA--[protein]-cysteine S-methyltransferase; its protein translation is MTGYRFAIFDTALGRCGVVWGERGINAVQLPMGSEDKTRGRIRQRYGDIAELPPTAAVQSAIDGIVELLAGKPNDLSDVVLDLDGVPEFHRGVYDIARTIPPGKTMTYGDIAKRLGGVELSRDVGQALGRNPCPVVVPCHRVLAAGDKPGGFSANGGVITKLKMLEIEGAVVNYTPSLFD
- a CDS encoding fumarylacetoacetate hydrolase family protein produces the protein MKLVRYGALGQEKPGLIDKSGQLRDLSAQVKDLNGEAYAPASLAKLAGLDPSKLPAVDGKPRLGAPVTGISKFVAIGLNYVDHAKETGNPIPPEPIFFLKANTSLSGPNDAVEKPRGSTKLDWEVEIAAIIGTRAKYVSEADALNHVAGYCVCNDVSERNFQIERGGTWTKGKSHDTFGPVGPWLVTKDEIPDVQKLSMWLDVNGKRCQTGSTSTMIFSMAKCISYVSQFLTLLPGDIITTGTPPGVGTGMKPPKFLNVGDVVTLGIEGLGEQRQEIIEA
- a CDS encoding MBL fold metallo-hydrolase gives rise to the protein MSLKFSVGDLTIHRIIEQETTFMPALEMLPELTGALLAENKPWMQKAGAIDDSDVLILCFQSYIVETPHHTILVDSCIGNDKPRPLRPKWNMKTDDSYMRALAAAGFSLNDIDFVMCTHLHVDHVGWNTRLEGGRWVPTFPNARYLFGKHEFDYWTEQNGKAPVPPFVDSVLPVVEANKAEIVRNDYAIGDHVRILPTPGHTPGHIAFTFGRGKDDAVMSGDLMHTPLQTYYPELSAKFDIDPAQAATTRRSFLERYCDTDTLCCTAHFPSPSAGKIRRRGNGFSCEAVAAG
- a CDS encoding DUF3775 domain-containing protein, with the translated sequence MPELTISPEKVGFLIEKAREFDVKEEASDPDSGSNGADDEMIDVLEDNGRDPVMREITGFINALTEDEQIDLVALMRLGRGDGTIEEWQDLRREAAEGRNGRTAGYLLGEPMLGDFLAEGLDEFGLSWTDERTMPIQ
- a CDS encoding MBL fold metallo-hydrolase is translated as MHWNIGRVKITKIVELETVGSTRFILPLASNEEIQKLPWLVPHFATEEGRLKMSIHSLVIETPSRRIVVDTGLGNDKEGRKVPTWNNRKDPFLDTLTAAGFPPESIDTVLCTHLHVDHVGWNTKLVGGKWVPTFANARYVFGKTEYEHWRDHSDEPDKVAVFNDSVKPIADAGKADLVASDARVCDEITLISTPGHSPGHMSLHIKSDGEQGLLSGDVAHHPCQMAHLDWSSTADSDPVQSAVTRRELFSRFADTPTLVIGGHFNAGHIRRDGNAFKFIA
- a CDS encoding glutathione S-transferase family protein, giving the protein MKLTFSPASPFARKVRIAAIELGLIDKIEFVPATVVPGQPNDEYSQINPVKKLPALILDNGDVVLDSYVIVEYLDELAGGGKLIPASGPTRWKVKSDHSLLQGMLDSMLLCRYERMVRPQGLQWQAWSDDHWNRAWNGMARFEKHPDMLSRPFDVAQIGLVCVLGYADFRFPDCGWRKAYPKLDAFHQKMLERPSVKISVPPAA